From one Brachypodium distachyon strain Bd21 chromosome 4, Brachypodium_distachyon_v3.0, whole genome shotgun sequence genomic stretch:
- the LOC112272436 gene encoding uncharacterized protein LOC112272436 produces MASSVPAASAVPLLLLFSLAAVAGGNIILPACKTVSGRVDPTFCEEALGSVGAGVDAKSYKELAVVAADLLVANATSTKAKIDGLLASSGGKNIGGAALQALRSCQALYGGIVDSGRGSATAIRGGRFREAAAGLEKAAAAVRRCEDGFGKSGVSSPLTKEGDNASRLAGLAVALLAFVY; encoded by the coding sequence ATGGCGTCCTCTGTTCCTGCTGCTAGTGCCgtcccgctgctgctgctcttctccctcgcggcggtggccggcggcaaCATCATCCTCCCGGCGTGCAAGACCGTGAGCGGCCGGGTGGACCCCACGTTCTGCGAGGAGGCGCTCGGCTCCGTGGGCGCCGGCGTCGACGCCAAGAGCTACAAGGAGCTTGCTGTCGTCGCCGCGGACCTCCTCGTGGCCAACGCCACCAGCACCAAGGCCAAGATCGACGGCCTGCTAGCCTCCTCCGGCGGGAAGAATATCGGTGGCGCCGCCCTGCAGGCCCTCCGGTCGTGCCAGGCGCTGTACGGCGGGATCGTGGACAGTGGCCGCGGCTCCGCCACCGCGATCAGGGGCGGCAGGTtccgcgaggcggcggcggggctggagaaggccgcggccgcggtgAGGCGGTGCGAGGACGGGTTCGGGAAGAGCGGTGTGTCGTCGCCATTGACGAAGGAAGGAGACAACGCGTCCAGGCTCGCCGGTCTCGCCGTCGCGCTGCTCGCTTTTGTTTattga